The Stackebrandtia nassauensis DSM 44728 genome includes the window CATCAGCGCGGTGTCGCTGACCGAACCGATGACGACCTCCTCGTCGGCGGCTTCCACGCCCGCGCCGTCCGGAAGTTCGGCCAACGGCAACGGCTGCCGCAGGTCGAGCAACCGCAGTTTGCGTCCCGCCCGGGCCATGCGGGGTCGCAGCTGCGTGCCGACCTTGCCCGCCGCGCCGGTGATGAGAATGCGCTGTTCCGTCATGATTTCCGCTCCTGAAGGCGAGGTTCGCAGGACCGCTTCACGATAACGCGTTCAGATACTTGGACGAACGACATCCACATGTCTTCCATTGATGTATGCGAAACAGTCTGTTATCGTGTCGGCTAAACCGAACTGGCCGTGGGGGCTTGTCCATATCGAACATCGAGATACGGAGGAAACCTCTCATGGCCCATCCACGAAAACCCCGGCTCGGCTGGCTGGCCCTGGCTCTCACCGGGATCGCGGCCGTCACCGTCGGTGCCCACAGTTCCGCCGTCGCCGACGAACGCCCCGAGGCCGTTCAGGTCGACGTCGGCACCGCCGAGGAACTGATCAAGGCGCTGGCCGAGGCCCAACCCGGCCACACCATCAACCTGGCACCCGGCGAGTATCGCGGCAAGTTCGTCGCCCGGACCGGCGGGGAGAAGGACAACCCGATCACCCTGACCGGCCCGCGCGACGCCGTCCTCGTCAACGACGGCCCCAGCGGGTCGGCTCCGCAGTGCCCGACCCCGAGTCAGGACTGGGACTCCGGTTATGGCCTGTGGCTGTACGAAAGCGGCAACTGGAACCTCAGCGGCTTCACCGTCGCGGAGTCCAAGAAGGGCATCATCCTCGACGACTCGCCCGGCGTCACCGTCGACGGTGTCCACGTCCACGACGTCGAGGAGGAGGGCGTGCACTTCCGCCGCTCCTCGGCCGACGGCGTCATCAAGCACTCCAGGATCGAGAAGACCGGCCTCGCGAAACCGCAGTACGGCGAAGGCGTCTACATCGGATCAGCGCATTCGAACTGGGACTGCCACGGCAACTCCGGCGGCGCCGACAGGTCCGACCGGGTTCAGGTGCTGGACAACGAGATCGGCCCGGCCGTGGCCGCCGAACACATCGACGTCAAGGAGGGCACGACCGCGGGCGTCATCCGCGGCAACACCTTCAACGGCCAGGGCATCGCGGGCCAGAACTCCGCCGACTCCTGGCTGGACGTCAAGGGCAGCGGCTACCTGCTGGAGGACAACACCGGGAACTTCGCCCCGCCCGGCGTGTTCGCCAACGGCTACGAGACCCACAATCCCGGCACCTCCCCGGCGTTTCCCAACGGCTGCGGCAACGTCTGGAAGAACAACGCCTCCGATCTCGGTGACACCGGGGAGTACGCGATAAAGATCACTTCGGTGTCCAAATGCGAAGGTGACCCGAATGTCGTGTACGACTCCAACACCGTCACCAACGCCACCGGCGGTCTGACCAACATCGACGTGACTCCCGGGGGATAGCCCCTATACCCGATCGATCCCGAACGGCCGCTGTCAGGTCGGTCGGGATCGATTGCTTGTGGCGGCGAAGTTCCCGGCAAATTTACCCGTTCGATTCGGCGCGGCGTGCCCGCCGATGCCTGACCGTGGACCTAATCTCCTGCCTCAGTAAGACCCGGACCCTCCGGGATGAGGACTCCAACCAAGTGGGGGAAGAGATGCCAGACATTTCAACCATGTCAGAGCAAGAACAGCAAGCTCAGAGCCTGTCCACCGCGGCGGCGCGGAATCTGGCGACGACGACCAAGTCGACGCCGCAGATGCAGGGGATCTCGGATCGCTGGCTGCTGCGGGTGTTGCCGTGGGTGCAGACCAACGGCGGTGCCTACCGGGTCAACCGTCGGCTCACCTACACCGTCGGGGATGGACGGGTCACGTTCACCAACGTCGGTTCCGAGGTACGGGTGGTACCGCCGGAGCTGCGCGAACTGCCGCCGCTTCGCACCTATGAGGACGACGAGGTGCTGCAGACCCTGGCGGGCCGGTTCGTCCAGCAGGAGTTCGAACCCGGCGCGGTCATCGTCGAGCCGGGCCGCGCGATCGACGAGGTCTACCTGATCGCGCACGGCAAGGCGAACAAGGTCGGTACCGGCGCCTACGGCGACGACACGATCCTCGGGGTGCTGGCCGACGGGCAGTACTTCGGCGAGGAGTCCCTGACCGAGGACGACGCCCAATGGGGATACTCGGTGAAGGCCGTGACCGCCTGCACCGTCATGATGCTGCCCCGGCAGTCCTTCCAGGACCTGATGGAGCAGTCGGAGGACCTGCGCGACCACATCGACGACTTCCGGGAGTTCACGCACCACCGGCACAACCAGCACGGCGAGGCCGAGGTCGCCGTGTCCGCCGGGCACAGCGGCGAGGTCGAACTGCCGGGCACGTTCGTCGACTATGAACTGTCGCCCCGGGAGTACGAGCTCAGCGTCGCCCAGACCGTGCTGCGGGTGCACAGCCGGGTCGCCGACCTGTACAACGAGCCGATGAACCAGCTGGAGCAGCAGCTGCGGCTGACCATCGAGGCGCTGAAGGAGTGCCAGGAGAACGAACTCATCAACAACAAGGAGTTCGGTCTGCTGCACAACGCCGACTTCAAGCAGCGCATCTCGACCCGCACCGGACCGCCGACCCCGGACGACCTCGACGAGCTGCTGTGCCGTCGCCGTCGTACCAACGTGATGCTGGCGCACCCGCAGACCATCGCCGCCATGGGACGCGAGTGCAACAAACGCGGCATCTACCCGCAGAGCATCGACTTCCACGGGCACATGATGCCGACCTGGCGCGGCGTGCCGGTGCTGCCGTGCAACAAGATCCCCGTGACCGAGAACCGGATGAGCTCGATCATCGCGATGCGGCTCGGCGAGGAGAGCCAGGGCGTCATCGGTCTGCACCAGACCGGCATCCCCGACGAGTACGAGCCGGGCCTTTCGGTGCGGTTCATGAACATCAACGAGAAGGCGATCATGTCCTACCTGGTCAGCGCCTACTACTCGGCGGCGGTGCTGGTGCCCGACGCGCTGGGTGTGCTGGAGAACGTCGAGATCGGACGGTTCGACTAGTCCTGGTCCGCAGGCGCCGGTCCCGGCTGACAGAGTCGGGACCGGCGCCGACCCCACATCCCACCTGAGCACGAAAGGCACCATGGACACCATTGACGTGATCCCGGGCTCCCGGTCGGCGCGGGAGATCCTCAGCCACAGCCGCACCCTGGTCGATCCCGGTCTGCGAGCCGCCGTCGACACGCTTCCACCGCCCACGCGGCACATCGCCGGATACCACTTCGGATGGTGGGACGAGAACGCCGAGCCCGCCGAACACAAGGCGGGCAAGGCGATCCGTCCGGCGCTGGTGCTGTTGTGCGCCAGAGCGGTGGGTTCCTCCGACATCGAGGCGCTGCCCGCCGCGGTCGCCGTCGAACTGGTCCACAACTTCTCGCTGGTCCACGACGACGTCATCGACCGCGACGTCACCCGCCGCCACCGGCCCACCGCCTGGAGCGTCTTCGGCGACGGCGCCGCGATCCTGGCCGGGGACGCGATGTCGACGCTGGCCTGCGCGGTGCTGGCCGACAGCGGTCACCCGGCGGCGATGGACGGCATCAAACTGGTCAACCGGGCGATCCAGGAACTCATCGACGGCCAGCACGCCGACGTCAGTTTCGAGACCCGCGAACAGATCGATCCGCAGGAGTGCCGGGCCATGGCCGCCGCCAAGACCGGCGCGCTGCTGGGCTGCGCCTGCGCGATCGGCGCCCGCTTCGGCGGCGGCAGCCCCCATCAGGTGGAACGCCTGCGCGCCTTCGGAACCGACCTCGGGCTGGCATTCCAGCACGTCGACGACCTGCTCGGCATCTGGGGCGACCCGCAGGCCACCGGCAAACCGGTGTACTCGGATCTACGCAGCCGCAAGAAGTCGCTGCCGGTGGTGGCGGCGCTGGCCTCCGACTCCCCGGCCGCCGCCGCGCTGTCGAGCCTGTACTCGGGCACCGAACCGTTGCGGGACGAGGAGATCACCCGCGCCGCCGCGCTCATCGAGGAGGCGGGCGGTCGACAGTGGAGCAGCACCGAGGCCGCCGGACTGCTCGACCGCGCCCTGGCGTCACTGGCCGAGGTCGGCGCCGAGGAGTCCGCCGCCAGCGACCTGACCACCCTCGCGCGGCTGGTCACCCGGCGGGACCGCTGATGACCACTGAAGCGCGCACCGTGGTGCTGGCCTCGCCGCGTTCGTTCTGCGCCGGGGTGGAACGGGCCATCGAGATCGTCGAACTGGCGCTGGAACGGTTCGGCGCCCCGATCTACGTCCGCAAGCAGATCGTCCACAACACCCACGTGGTGGCGCGGCTCGAGGGCGAGGGCGCGATCTTCGTCGACGACCTGGACGCGGTACCCGACGGGGCCTGCGTGGTGTTTTCCGCGCACGGGGTGGCCCCCAGCGTGCGGGCCGAGGCCGAGTCGCGGGGCCTGGACGTCATCGACGCGACCTGTCCGCTGGTCGCCAAGGTGCACACCGAGGCCCGCCGGTTCGCCGAACGCGGCGACACGATCCTCCTCATCGGGCACTCCGGCCACGAGGAGGTCGAGGGCACCATGGGCGAGGCGGCGGGCATCCGGCTGGTCGAGTCGCTGGCCGATGTGGACTCGCTCACGGTCGAGGATCCGTCGAAAGTGGCCTATCTGACGCAGACGACGCTGTCGGTCGACGAGACCGCCGAGATCATCGCGGCGCTGCGCCGCCGGTTCCCGAAGCTGCGCGGCCCGGGCGGCGACGACATCTGCTACGCCACCAGCAACCGGCAGGAGGCCATCGTGGAGGTGGCCCGGGAGGCCGACCTGGTGCTCGTGGTCGGCTCCCGCAACTCCTCCAACTCCCGGCGGCTGACCGAGGTCGCCGCCACCGCCGGAACCCCGGCCCACCTGATCGAGGACGCGGGGCAGATCCGCACCGAATGGCTGACCGGGGCGCGGGTCATCGGGCTCAGCGCCGGGGCCTCGGCGCCGCCGCACCTGGTGGAGGCGGTGATCGCGCACCTGCGCGGTTTCGGGCCGGTCACCGTCACCGAACGGCACACGGTGGAAGAGAACGTGACCTTCTCGCTGCCGCTGGTGGTGCGGCAGCCGTTAGGCGTGCTGCTCGCACCATTCCTTGAGCGACTTCGCCTCGGTGTCGACGAACTTGCGGATGGTGGCACCGGCCAGCAGCTTCGCCAGGAACGCCGTCGGACCGGCCAGGTCGAAGGTCAGCTCGACGACCGTGGTGCCGTCCGGGCCGGGTTTGGCGATGTGGTCGGCGCTCAGCCGCAGCCCGCCGGGATCGCTTGCCTTCCAGGTGAAGGACTCGCCCTCCTTCACCTCGGTGATGGTCCAGACCCGGTCGCGCTGCTTGGGCTGGACCACCTCGGCGGTGTCGCCGACCCGCAGACCGTCCTGATGGGAGGGTTTCACGGACGTCACGGTCGGCGTCCACTTCGGCCAGTCCTCCAGGTCGGCGATCGTCCGCCAGACCAGGTCGACCGGCGCCTTGACGGCGAGAGTGACGTGGTGAAACATGGAGATTCCTCTCGGTCTTCGGTGATCACCATTATTCGACCACAATCACTTGGTCGCTTTTCGGGCATATGAGGCAGCTTGTGGCCGTGTTGTAGTGATGTGATTGACCCGCGTAAATGTCTCCACCATCCTGGGTAGCCTGCCTGAACCAATGGAGGTTTTACCCATGTCGCGATTGCGTGCGATCGCCCGTCCTCGCTTCCGACTGTTGCTCGTGGCCGTCGTGGCCCTCGCCTCGATGCTGACTGCCGGAGTCGTGTGGGCCGAGTCCTCGGCCCAGGGCGACGGCTGTTACACCTGGAACCGCGATCTCGCGTCCGGCGCCACCGGCGACGACGTGAAGCAGCTGCAGATCCGGGTGTTCGGCTACCCCGAATACGGCAAGCAACTGGCCGTCGACGGCCAGTTCGGACCGGCGACCACCGCGGCCGTCAAGCGGTTCCAGCAGGCCTATGGCCTGTCCCAGACCGGCAAGGGCGACGCGGCCACCTACGCGAAGTTCTACGAACTGCAGGACGACGACTGCACCCCGATCCACTTCACCTACGCCGAACTCAACGACTGCAACTCCGACTGGTCCGGCGGCAAGGTCTCGGCGGCCGAGGCCAAGGCCAACGCGCTGCGGGTCATGTGGAGCCTGGAGGCGATGCGGCACGCGCTCGGTGACAAACCCATCACCGTCACCAGTGGATTCCGCAGCGTCCAGTGCAACAACAACGCCGGCGGCGCATCGGACAGCCAGCACCTGTACGGCCGCTCGGCCGACTTGGGCGCCGGACCGCACTCGCTGTGCACCCTGGCGAAGGAGGCCCGCAGCCACGGCTTCATGGGCATCTTCGGTCCCGGATACGACGGACACGACGACCACACCCACGCCGACATCCGCTCCACCCAGGCGTGGAGCGCACCCGACTGCGGTGTCCGCAAGATGGCCCCCGGAGCGGTGAAGCACCCCTAGAACCCTTACCGCCGTATGGAACGGATGGGCGCGCACCTGTCGAGGTGCGCGCCCATCCACGTTCGCTGACGGGGATCACCTGGCGCGCAGGCGTTCCACCGCACCGGCCAGCTTCTCGTCGGCGGCGTGCTCGTCCAGCGTCCGCGACAGGGCGGCCAGATAGGTGGGACGGGCATCGTCGCGGCGTTCGCGGCCGGCCTTCGTGATCACGGCGTACACGCAGCGCCGGTCGTGATCGCTGTGGCTGCGCTCGGCGAATCCGGCCTTCTCCAGCCGGTGCACCAGCCGCGACACCGAGCTTTGGTCCAGCCCGGTGCGGTCGGCCAGCTCCTGCATTCGGAGCCTGCCGCCGTCACTGATCGCCAGGTGGCACAGCGCCCGGTACTCCGACAGTCCCAGCGAATGCCCGCGCTGCAGTGCATCGGCGAGTCGTTGCTCGACCCGACCGTGGAGAACGATGAGCGTGCTCCAGGTGTCGTTGTCGTCCTCGGGGGTCATGCCTGTCTCCTTCCGCTGTGGCCAAGGATACTTGTATGAACATTGTTTGTACGCACAAGCATGTTAATGTATGCGCAAGCAAATAAAATTCCGACGGAGGGAACCAGCCATGACCACGCGCACCCGGGTGACGATCCCCGACGACCACTACGAGCCCTACGCCATCTCGCAGGCCATCATCGCCGGTGACACCGTCTACGTCTCCGGCCAGGCCGCCATCGGCCCCGACGGGAAGACCGTCGGCGGCGACGACTTCGAGGCCCAGGCCCGCCAGGCCTTCGCCAACCTCGACACGGTGCTCACCGCGGCGGGTTCCAGCCTGGCCGACGTCGTCAAGGTCAACATCATGGTCACGGACATGAGCCACCTGGACACCATCGTCAAACTCCGCCGGGAGTACTTCGCCGAGCCCTACCCGGCCGACAACCTGCTTCAGGTCGCGGGCCTGGCCCAGCCCGACTGGCTCGTCGAGATCGACGCCGTCGCACTGGTGCGATGACACGACGTCGGCCACCCGCGAGGGGTGGCCGACGTCGGGGTCGGGCGGGTCAGGACGCGTTCGGTTTCGGGTTCCGCCACAGGCTCACGGCCGCGAACACGGCCCACACGATCAGCGAGAACCGGCCCAGCGGCAGCAGCGCCGAGGCGTAGAACCACAGCAGCGAGCTGATCGACAGCACGGCGGGCACCGACGCGACCAGTCCGAAGATCCGCACGCCACGTCCCGTCATCGGTTCGGTGACCGAGGGCAGGCACAGCAGGCCGACGAACAGGCCCAGACACACGACGTGGATCACGCCGCCGGTCCAGAAGTTCCAGTCCCGCAGTGTTTCCACGGTGCCGGGCGCGGCGGTGGCGGCGACCTGGCCCAGCACCACCGACAGCGTGCCGGAGACCGCCAGCGACAGTCCGGCGATCCAGCCCGCGACGACGCCGACGCGACCGCCGGGGGACCGCATGCCGAGCGCGGCCCGGCCGACCAGGAACAGCAGCGCCAGTCCGGCGAGCACGTTCGCGGTGCCCAGCACGGCCGAGGTGGCGGTGTTGGCGCTGAAGTACTCGACGACCTCGGCCACCGGCGCGTCCGGAAGCGGGATCGAGCCGTTCTCCAGCGGCGCGCTGGCGAACTGCCCGCCGAGGAACAACGCGGCGAAACCCGCGCCGCCCCAGGACCACAGGCGCCGGTTCCTCGGGACTGATGGGTTGGTTGACATGGTGTGACTCCTCTGAGGGCGTTGTCAGTTGCGACGTTTCCCATCCTCGGGAGTTCGGGTGCCGGTGGCATCGGCTCGCGGGCGGCCGTGTGGGTACGCCGTCGGGAGCAACCACGGCGCCGCGTCACCCGGGTTCGGCGTAACCGACAAGCCGCCCGCGGTCCGATGGCGACGGGCGCGAACCGGGTGAGGCTTTGGACGTACCGAACGGCACTACCCAAAGGAGACGACAATGTCCACGCTGCCGACATGCGAGGACATCGATGTCAACGGACAGGCGGCGAGCCCCGCAGAATTATTGCGGTGCAAGGCCGCCGACTGGCCGTTGAAACACAGCATCGACATCCTGCGGATCAGCCTCGGGCTGATTCATGGGATTCGGATCGGTCAACTTCTCGGTCCTGAAGGACTGAGCGTGCGGATAACGCCCGACCGGGTGCCGGGTGGGCTTCCGCATCTGGGACGCCATTGTTCGCGGCGTCCGGGACGCGTGACTGTCGCCCCGCATGCCGGGAATCGCACCCGGCAGGTCTTCGCGCTCCAACGTCGCGGGGAAACCGGGTCCACCGGCCAAGTGGCCGGGATTGTGCCTTCAGCGACTCGCACGAGACACACACGCTAACACACCGTACAAGTACTCTGCGTAGGGCCGCCAAGGCGCTGGGCGCCCGGCTGACCGCTACCCGGTGAACCCCGGTCGTGACGTCCGGCCACTGGGGACACTCCGGCGGCCGGACGTTCGTCATGCCGGTCCGCGCAGTGCCGCGGCGGTCTCGGCGTCGGCCGGGAAGAACGACTCGATGGCCAGCTCCGCGACCGTCACGTCCATGGGAGTGCCGAAGACCGTGGTGGTGCTGAAGAACGACAGCACCCCGGCCGCGGTCGTCACCCGCAGCGGCACCACCAGACTGTGCCCGGGCGCGTGGTCGACGCCGCCGGGATAGCCGCCCAGCTCGGTGCGCAGCCGCTCCAGTTCCGCGTCGCCGGTGGTGCGGATCTGATGGTCGAGCCGGGACAGGATGTGTCCCCGCCACTGCGGCAGGTTGCGGATGCGCGGTGCCATCCCGTCCGGGTGCAGACTCAGCCGCAGCACGTTGACCGGCGGCTCCAGCAGCGCCGCGTCGCAGCCCTCGGTGAGCGGGTCGATGGCGGCGTTGGCGTCCACCATGTTCCAGTGCCGGTCCACCACGACGGCCGGAAACGGCAGGTGCCCGTCCAGGATCTGGATCAGCGCTTGGCTGATGCTTCGCATCGACGGCTGCTCCAGTGAGGACTCGGTGAAGGCCGGGGCGTGGCCCGCCGCCAGCAGGATGTCGTTGCGGTGCCGCAGCGGGACGTCCAGCTCCTCGCACACCCGCAGGATCATCGACGCGGTCGGCCGCGACCGTCCGGTCTCGATGAAACTCAGGTGCCGGGTCGACACCCCGCACCGGATCGACAGCTGCTGCTGCGTCAGGTGGCGCTGGCCGCGCCAGTGCCGGATGAGTTCACCGGCGGGCGGGGTGGTGGCCGGTTCGGCGAGCTGGGTCATGCGGGCAAGCCTACGACCACGGGTAATGCCCGGCTTTACCTCTCAGGTAATCGACGGGACGCCACCTCGGGGACAAGCTGGTGTCGTTCCCGGAACCGACGGGACGACAACCCAAGGAGACCACGACATGTACGACTTCCACGCCATCGCCGCCAAGTACCTGGACGCCTTCAACGCCACCGACACCGACCGCCGCGCCGAACTGCTGGCCGAGGTGTTCACCAAGGACGTCAGCTACGTCGACCCGATGGCGGCCGTGACCGGCCACGAGGGACTGGACGCGTTCATCACCGGCGCCCACGGCCAGTTCCCCGGCTGGACGTTCTCGCTGGTGGGTGCCGTCGACGGCCACAACAACCAGGCCCGGTTCAGCTGGGGACTGGGCCCCGAGGGCGAGGAACCGCCGGTGCTGGGCTTCGACGTCGTCGTCCTCGACGCCGACGGCCGCGTGAAGTCCGTGCACGGTTTCCTGGACCGGGTGCCGGGGTAACCTCACCGCTCATGACGACTCCGACGATGCGAGCCGCCCGGTTGCGAGAGCCCGGTCCGGTGACGAACCTGGAACTTGTCGACCTCCCGGTGCCGGAACCGCGACCGGGCTGGGTTCGCGTCAAGGTGGAGGCCTTCGGCCTCAACCGTTCCGAACTCCACACCCGGCTGGGCCTGGCCGAGGGCGTCACCTTCCCGCGGGTGCTGGGCATCGAGTGCGTCGGCGTCGTGGACGCCGATCCGGACGGCGACCTGGAAGGCCGCCAGGTCGCCGCGATGATGGGGGACATGGGGCGCCGCTACGACGGCGGCTACGCCGAGTACACCGTCGTGCCGCGCTCCAATGTGGTCCCGTTCCGCTCCGCACTGCCGTGGGAGGTCATCGGCGCGGTCCCCGAGACCCTGCAGACGGCCTACGGTTCGCTCACCACCGGCCTGGACCTGCACGCCGGGCAGACGCTGCTGATCCGGGGCGGCACCTCCGCCCTCGGCCTGGTCGCCGCGACGCTGGCCAAGGACATCGGCGCCACGGTCCTGTCCACCACCCGTAACCCGGACCGGGCCGAGGCGCTGCTGCGGCAGGGCGTCGACCAGGCCGTCGTCGACGATGGACACATCGCGGACACGGTGCGCGGCCTGTGCCCCGGCGGGGTCGACGCCGCGCTGGAACTGGTCGGCACCCCGACGCTGCCGGACACGCTCGCGGCCACCCGGGTACACGGCACGGTGTGCTTCACCGGCATGCTGTCCAACGAGTGGATCGTCCCGAACTTCTATCCGATCGGGTACATCCCCAAAGGCGTGCGGCTCACCGGTTACGGCGGCGAGAGCGAGGACCTGCCCAGCGAGGTGCTCCAGGACCATCTGGACAAACTCGCCTCCGGCGCGGTCAACCCGGGACCGACACACGTGTACACACTGGACGACATCCGGCGGGCGCACGACGACCTGGAACACAACCGAGTGTTCGGCAAACTCGTCGTGCGGCTCTAGAGCCCGAGCGCCGCCGCGGTCTCGGTGCGCAGCGCCTCCAGGCACGCCGCCGCCCGCTCCCGGGCGGCGGGGATGTCGTCGTCGGCCACCGGCTCCACGAACTCCAGGTACGCCTTCAGCTTCGGCTCGGTTCCCGAGGGCCGCACCACGACCCGGGCGTTGGTGGTGCGCAGCGTGACCACGTCGGCCTCCGGCCGCAGGTCGACGTGCTCGGTGATCGGATCGTCCAAAAGGGTCTTCGGTGGGTTGGCGCGCAGCCGGGCCATGGCGTCGGCGATCTCGCGCAGGTCGTCCACCCGCACCGACAGCTGACTGGTGGCGTGGACGCCGAACTCGCGGGCCAGCTCGTCGAGCCGGTCGGGCAGGTTGTGCAGCTGGGCCCGCAGCCCGGCGGCCAGCTCGCAGGTCAACAGCGCCGCCGAGACGCCGTCCTTGTCGCGGACGTGCCCGGGGGCGACGCAGTAGCCGATGGCCTCCTCGTAGCCGAAGGCCAGGTCGTCGGCGGCCCGCACGATCCACTTGAACCCGGTCAGCGTCTCCTCGTACGCGACGCCCCTGGCCTCGCACAGTGCCCGCAGCATCGACGAGGACACGATCGTGGTGGCGTAGGTGCCGCCCCGGCCGCGCCGGATCAGGTGGTCGGCCAGCAGGATGCCCAGCTCGTCGCCGCGCAGTCCCCGCCAGCCCTTGGCGTCCTCGATGGCCACCGCGCACCGGTCGGCGTCCGGGTCCAGTGCGATGGCCAGGTCCGCCCCGGTGCGGCGCGCCAGCGCGATCAGCAGGTCCATCGCGCCGGGTTCCTCGGGGTTGGGGAAGGCGACGGTGGGGAAGTCCGGGTCGGGTTCGGCCTGCTCGGCCACCAGCGGCGGGGCCGCGAAACCGGCGCGCACCATGGCATCGCGCAGCGTCGCGCCGCCGACGCCGTGCATCGGGGTGGCCACGACGGACAGCGCCTTGGGGTTGTGCGGGTCGACGACCGCCGCCACCCCGTCCAGATAGGACTCGACTATGGACTCGCCCAGCCGCTCCCCGGCCTCGCCGAGCTTGATCTTCGACAGTGGACCGAGTTTCTCGATCGCGGACTCGATCTCGGCGTCCACGGGGGACACGATCTGCGCCCCGGCACCGCGCGGCCCACCCAGCGCCGCGCCCAGATAGACCTTGTAACCGTTGTCGGCGGGCGGATTGTGGCTGGCGGTGACCATGACACCGGCCACCGCGTCCAGGGCCCGCACCGCGTGGGCCAGCACCGGCGTCGGCAGCGGCCGGGGCATGAGCAGCGCGCGCCGTCCGCTGCCGGTGACGACCCGGGCGGTCTCCTCGGCGAAGTCGGTGGAGCCGTACCGGGCGTCGAAGCCGATCACGACCGGACCGGCCGCGCCCTTGCCGTCCAACCAGGACACCAGTCCGGCGGCGGCCGCGCGCACCACCGCGCGGTTCATCCCGGCCGGGCCGGCGCGGACCGGGCCGCGCAGTCCGGCGGTGCCGAAGGTCAGCCGTCCGGAGAACCGGTCCGCCAGTTCCGGGTGGCTGGCGGGCAGTTCGTCGAGGAGCCGGTACAGCTCCTCCCGGCTGGCCGGATCCGGGTCATCGGTGATCCAGCGCAGCACGCGGGCCCGAAGCGATTCCAATGTGGTGGTGGCGGTCGGCTCTGGCATGCGCTGATCTTCGCATAACGCCCCTACGCAGAGGCAGGACGCCCATCGTCGAACGTGACCATGTCAGAGGATCTTGTACGTCTTCACCGCGTTCTCGAAGATCGGCAGACTGTCCTTCCACGTCTTCTGCGGCACCGACAGGTACACGTGGTACGAGGTCGAACCGTCGGAGGCGATGAGCCACATCGCGTGCCGTTTCTGGCCGTCGCTGGAGCGCTCGGCGGTGTACTCCACCTGGTGCGCCTTCAGGTCACCCAGCTTCGCGGGCTTGGACTCCACGGTCTCCAGGGTGCCGCTGACGAACTTGTCGCTCGACTTGAGGCCCTCGACGCCACCGGTCACGGCGGCCTTGGGGTCGGCC containing:
- a CDS encoding nuclear transport factor 2 family protein; this translates as MYDFHAIAAKYLDAFNATDTDRRAELLAEVFTKDVSYVDPMAAVTGHEGLDAFITGAHGQFPGWTFSLVGAVDGHNNQARFSWGLGPEGEEPPVLGFDVVVLDADGRVKSVHGFLDRVPG
- a CDS encoding zinc-binding dehydrogenase, with amino-acid sequence MRAARLREPGPVTNLELVDLPVPEPRPGWVRVKVEAFGLNRSELHTRLGLAEGVTFPRVLGIECVGVVDADPDGDLEGRQVAAMMGDMGRRYDGGYAEYTVVPRSNVVPFRSALPWEVIGAVPETLQTAYGSLTTGLDLHAGQTLLIRGGTSALGLVAATLAKDIGATVLSTTRNPDRAEALLRQGVDQAVVDDGHIADTVRGLCPGGVDAALELVGTPTLPDTLAATRVHGTVCFTGMLSNEWIVPNFYPIGYIPKGVRLTGYGGESEDLPSEVLQDHLDKLASGAVNPGPTHVYTLDDIRRAHDDLEHNRVFGKLVVRL
- a CDS encoding phospho-sugar mutase, encoding MPEPTATTTLESLRARVLRWITDDPDPASREELYRLLDELPASHPELADRFSGRLTFGTAGLRGPVRAGPAGMNRAVVRAAAAGLVSWLDGKGAAGPVVIGFDARYGSTDFAEETARVVTGSGRRALLMPRPLPTPVLAHAVRALDAVAGVMVTASHNPPADNGYKVYLGAALGGPRGAGAQIVSPVDAEIESAIEKLGPLSKIKLGEAGERLGESIVESYLDGVAAVVDPHNPKALSVVATPMHGVGGATLRDAMVRAGFAAPPLVAEQAEPDPDFPTVAFPNPEEPGAMDLLIALARRTGADLAIALDPDADRCAVAIEDAKGWRGLRGDELGILLADHLIRRGRGGTYATTIVSSSMLRALCEARGVAYEETLTGFKWIVRAADDLAFGYEEAIGYCVAPGHVRDKDGVSAALLTCELAAGLRAQLHNLPDRLDELAREFGVHATSQLSVRVDDLREIADAMARLRANPPKTLLDDPITEHVDLRPEADVVTLRTTNARVVVRPSGTEPKLKAYLEFVEPVADDDIPAARERAAACLEALRTETAAALGL